Proteins found in one Nostoc sp. NIES-3756 genomic segment:
- a CDS encoding dynamin family protein → MNILSIENNVVNFLSKVTGQKINQRDVTPSVVFVASLITVLLGVMFADGMVTDKEKQKLVEILDRFTILESDTPRFKYLMIKGVKEYELYIKFNELVTLTNVLSESERLLLIGLGYEMSTVENKLGLREQRYLETIAQFLNIKPQHLSVVANVFSPQENFDLEIITEVDNLLTVLQPQKLNSEDIQLPSNYKNKITYPRVSIYYEGLKKFQEFSKQLGNYCEHIFQVIQTSHELGFLPKDLINEVSGLSRKFQLHKFRLAIIGEFSQGKSTLVNALLGEEIQPMQEIPCNGTLVVLKYGSQKRIICRYQNGSEKEISFDEYRQKLNICENTLTGYLNEEKPENAIEEIIVEHPNLSLCDSGVEIIDSPGLNENPELTAITQNLLQHIDAAIFVTNASRPLTQSERELLNQLRIELNGGKAEAPANNLFIVCNFIDLISTEKSREHIKNRIYTIVEGDEPIIAGRNRIHFISAQAALNAVLNGYEDEYKKSFNDFVKAIERFLVMERGKLKLQPLSEQLNNLIKKIIKKMNEFKNDLENKIKIAEQEKITILEQIGGFSGRDVKITLLTIQIIEQALEQARISWNQWNEGLEERMLLRSEQWKSEHKLFWKQDKLIRDYIQCFVKDLSNEIDDWINNELKNIILKQNLMILNKDISYELDSIQAQKNTVYSQELKLSINNITEQLIELDTVDFSAALKGELLVFTGVDFIPLALTNIAGVITGSLTSFIQDDNGFHEEIKISVLETGLQKFDESLYKIYQKLQENIEKFFDTKVESVSRVFEGVIYAYEKVLEQQEKSHQEMLEQYYATKSHILNKCEELEQINKKISKDITLWYGEDMNKIIIKTEIK, encoded by the coding sequence ATGAACATATTGTCAATTGAAAATAATGTAGTTAACTTCTTATCAAAGGTCACTGGTCAGAAAATTAACCAACGCGATGTTACTCCATCAGTTGTGTTTGTTGCTAGTTTAATTACAGTGCTATTAGGAGTAATGTTTGCTGATGGTATGGTGACAGATAAAGAAAAACAAAAATTGGTTGAAATTTTAGACCGCTTTACCATATTAGAAAGTGATACACCTAGATTTAAATATTTAATGATTAAAGGAGTTAAAGAATATGAGCTTTATATAAAGTTTAATGAGTTAGTAACACTAACCAATGTCCTTTCAGAATCAGAGCGACTATTGTTAATTGGCTTAGGTTACGAGATGTCTACAGTTGAAAATAAATTGGGTTTACGTGAGCAAAGGTATTTAGAAACAATAGCTCAATTCTTAAATATTAAACCACAACATTTGTCAGTTGTGGCAAATGTATTTAGCCCTCAAGAAAATTTTGATCTAGAAATTATTACTGAGGTAGATAACTTACTAACTGTTTTGCAACCTCAAAAACTTAATTCTGAAGATATCCAATTACCATCTAACTATAAAAATAAAATAACATATCCGCGTGTTTCTATATACTATGAGGGGTTAAAAAAATTTCAAGAATTTAGCAAGCAGTTAGGTAATTATTGTGAACATATTTTTCAGGTAATTCAAACTAGTCATGAACTCGGTTTTCTTCCTAAAGATTTAATTAACGAAGTTAGTGGGTTATCAAGAAAGTTCCAATTACATAAATTTCGACTAGCAATTATCGGCGAGTTTAGTCAAGGAAAATCAACATTAGTTAATGCTTTGTTAGGTGAAGAGATTCAACCAATGCAAGAGATTCCCTGTAATGGTACATTAGTAGTATTAAAGTATGGTTCGCAAAAAAGGATAATCTGTCGTTATCAAAATGGAAGCGAAAAGGAGATATCATTTGATGAGTATCGACAAAAATTAAATATTTGTGAAAATACTTTAACTGGTTATTTAAATGAAGAAAAACCAGAAAATGCAATTGAAGAGATTATTGTTGAACACCCAAATTTATCATTATGCGACAGTGGTGTAGAAATAATTGATTCACCAGGATTAAACGAAAATCCTGAACTGACAGCTATTACCCAAAATTTACTTCAACATATTGATGCTGCTATTTTTGTTACTAATGCTTCGCGTCCATTAACGCAAAGCGAACGTGAGTTATTAAATCAATTGAGGATAGAACTCAATGGCGGGAAGGCTGAAGCTCCTGCAAATAATTTATTTATCGTATGTAATTTTATAGATTTAATTAGTACAGAAAAAAGTCGTGAACACATTAAAAATCGAATTTATACAATTGTTGAAGGTGATGAACCAATAATTGCTGGTAGAAATCGTATACACTTTATCTCTGCTCAAGCTGCACTTAATGCAGTTCTTAATGGTTACGAAGATGAATATAAAAAGTCTTTCAATGATTTTGTGAAAGCAATTGAAAGATTTTTGGTTATGGAACGTGGAAAATTAAAACTTCAGCCATTGTCTGAACAGCTTAATAATTTAATTAAGAAAATTATTAAAAAAATGAATGAATTTAAAAATGATCTAGAAAATAAAATAAAAATTGCTGAACAAGAAAAAATTACAATTTTAGAGCAAATAGGAGGTTTCAGTGGACGGGATGTCAAGATAACTTTATTAACAATTCAAATTATAGAGCAAGCTCTTGAACAAGCGAGAATTTCATGGAATCAGTGGAATGAGGGCTTGGAAGAACGTATGCTTTTAAGAAGTGAGCAATGGAAGTCTGAACATAAACTTTTTTGGAAACAAGATAAATTAATTCGTGATTATATTCAGTGCTTTGTTAAAGATTTATCAAATGAAATTGATGATTGGATTAATAATGAATTAAAAAATATAATTTTAAAACAAAACTTAATGATATTAAATAAAGATATTAGCTATGAGTTAGATTCAATTCAAGCACAAAAGAATACTGTATATAGTCAAGAACTTAAACTCTCTATCAATAATATTACTGAACAATTAATTGAATTAGATACTGTTGATTTTAGTGCTGCATTAAAAGGTGAATTATTAGTGTTCACAGGAGTGGACTTTATACCACTAGCATTAACTAACATTGCTGGTGTCATTACTGGTTCTTTGACAAGTTTTATACAGGATGATAATGGATTTCATGAAGAAATTAAAATATCTGTTTTAGAGACAGGATTGCAAAAGTTTGATGAATCATTATATAAAATTTATCAAAAATTACAAGAAAATATTGAAAAGTTTTTTGATACTAAAGTTGAATCAGTAAGTCGAGTATTTGAAGGAGTGATATACGCATATGAGAAGGTTTTAGAGCAACAAGAGAAATCTCATCAAGAAATGCTGGAACAATATTATGCAACTAAGTCTCATATTTTAAATAAGTGTGAAGAACTTGAGCAAATCAATAAAAAAATTAGCAAAGATATTACACTTTGGTATGGAGAAGACATGAATAAAATAATTATAAAAACAGAAATTAAAT
- a CDS encoding peptidoglycan-binding domain-containing protein, with amino-acid sequence MKNITMLMTGVLMTERLYLLNLLNLSGIQQDKDMQKLMHNYSYQLISKTKAQSSKDNGLSNNLKIVPFAIESRLQRSKIARGRQIFTKKINNLPELNSSQDVNNKFYKKRNLIAKQNRSNIVSTKFQKAIYINRQNLINEENNNDIFVASYQNFTNQRLPNLGFSSSGVAVRVLQRLLVANGYPIKIDGHFGALTESAVKAFQDRQNLIVDGIVGTQTWYSLTMYSKYSTMI; translated from the coding sequence ATGAAAAATATTACAATGTTAATGACAGGTGTATTGATGACAGAACGCTTATATTTATTAAATTTGCTTAACCTGTCTGGAATTCAGCAAGATAAAGATATGCAGAAATTGATGCACAATTACTCATATCAGCTAATTTCAAAAACAAAAGCCCAATCATCTAAAGACAATGGGCTAAGTAATAACTTAAAAATTGTTCCATTTGCAATTGAATCAAGATTGCAAAGAAGTAAAATAGCTAGAGGGAGACAAATATTTACAAAAAAAATAAATAATTTGCCTGAATTAAATTCTTCTCAAGATGTGAATAATAAGTTTTATAAGAAAAGAAATTTAATAGCAAAACAAAATAGAAGCAATATAGTTTCAACAAAATTTCAAAAAGCTATTTATATTAATAGACAAAATTTAATAAACGAAGAAAATAATAATGATATTTTTGTTGCAAGTTATCAAAATTTCACAAACCAAAGATTACCTAATTTAGGTTTTAGTAGTTCAGGTGTAGCTGTCAGAGTTTTACAGCGACTATTAGTGGCTAACGGCTATCCAATTAAAATAGATGGTCATTTTGGTGCTTTAACAGAGAGTGCTGTTAAAGCATTTCAAGATCGTCAAAATTTAATAGTGGATGGAATAGTGGGAACACAAACTTGGTACTCTTTGACAATGTACAGCAAATATAGCACTATGATTTGA
- a CDS encoding transposase: MKKYQYCKLYFDDIIVYFNHRNTIGIMEGINNKLKLMKPSAYSFRNFDNFHIRCLLNWYFNS, translated from the coding sequence ATTAAGAAATATCAATATTGCAAATTATATTTTGATGATATTATTGTTTACTTTAATCATAGAAATACTATTGGGATTATGGAAGGAATCAACAACAAACTTAAACTCATGAAGCCTTCTGCATATAGTTTTAGAAATTTTGATAATTTTCACATCAGATGTTTATTGAATTGGTATTTTAATTCCTAA